One window of Klebsiella quasivariicola genomic DNA carries:
- a CDS encoding DUF1889 family protein — MPAVIDKALDFIGGMNTSEPVPQSMDESTAKGILKYLKELGVPASPADVAARGQQQGWSAGFTDKVAEWAERVAAGERLVIKHPEFFSTYMQEELRALV; from the coding sequence ATGCCAGCAGTCATTGATAAAGCATTGGATTTCATCGGTGGTATGAATACGTCTGAGCCAGTACCACAGTCTATGGATGAAAGTACCGCGAAGGGAATTCTCAAATATTTGAAAGAACTGGGCGTACCAGCCTCCCCGGCCGACGTCGCTGCGCGGGGCCAACAGCAGGGCTGGAGCGCCGGGTTTACCGATAAAGTAGCGGAATGGGCTGAACGGGTCGCCGCGGGTGAACGGCTGGTGATTAAGCATCCGGAATTCTTTTCCACCTATATGCAGGAGGAGCTGCGCGCTCTGGTGTAA
- a CDS encoding MdtP family multidrug efflux transporter outer membrane subunit encodes MMMLPFPARLRATLFTLTLTLLSGCALIQDEPAQVAIVNPQQAQLAQVIHLANSDWPAARWWEAYDDPQLNMLINRALQNSPTMQAARLRISQSQSTVELARSAMGLQATAVAAQNRLRITDKSFSWPYSYSLPVDKNGPWYTLNTVGVGAQLNIDLWGADRARVAAAIGEKNARLAETAGIELDIASSVAQLYFAMQATFQKIALLQELEGIAQFSVAAHEHRTQRGVEDSVDVANARAEQLAARQQIISAEGMLTQYRETLRALIGADAQSMPAIHPVALPALQETLPPSLSFELLARRPDLQALRGYVTASLSQVDAAKAAFYPHFDIKAFWGYNALSVGDLFKSSFQQINLLPGLYLPIFDGGRLNANLQSVRTASNILIKQYNQAVLDAVRDVAISSSQLNDLNQQRALQQLKVTAAQTTTDSARAHYQRGLLSRYAAEEARRAVLAQQLLLLDIEAQRLSTDITLIKALGGGYRGQ; translated from the coding sequence ATGATGATGCTTCCTTTCCCCGCGCGACTGCGCGCGACTCTCTTTACCCTGACGCTAACGCTGCTCAGCGGCTGCGCGCTGATCCAGGATGAGCCGGCCCAGGTCGCCATCGTCAATCCGCAGCAGGCCCAGCTGGCGCAGGTGATCCACCTGGCGAACAGCGACTGGCCGGCAGCCCGCTGGTGGGAGGCCTATGATGATCCTCAGCTCAACATGTTGATCAACCGGGCGCTGCAGAACTCGCCGACCATGCAGGCCGCCCGACTGCGTATCTCCCAGTCGCAGTCCACGGTGGAGCTCGCCCGCTCGGCGATGGGCCTGCAGGCCACCGCCGTCGCGGCGCAAAACCGCCTGCGGATCACCGACAAATCCTTTAGCTGGCCCTACTCGTACTCCCTGCCGGTGGATAAGAATGGTCCCTGGTATACGCTGAATACCGTTGGCGTCGGGGCGCAGCTGAATATCGATCTCTGGGGAGCCGATCGCGCCCGGGTCGCCGCCGCCATTGGCGAGAAAAATGCCCGGCTGGCGGAGACCGCCGGCATTGAGCTTGATATCGCCAGCAGCGTGGCGCAGCTCTATTTCGCCATGCAGGCGACGTTCCAGAAAATCGCGCTGCTGCAGGAGCTGGAGGGTATTGCCCAATTCTCGGTAGCGGCCCATGAGCACCGGACCCAACGCGGCGTGGAAGACAGTGTGGATGTGGCCAATGCCCGGGCTGAGCAGCTCGCCGCCCGCCAGCAGATCATTAGCGCCGAGGGGATGCTGACCCAGTATCGTGAAACCCTGCGGGCGCTGATCGGCGCTGATGCGCAGAGCATGCCGGCGATCCATCCGGTGGCGCTGCCGGCGCTCCAGGAGACGCTGCCGCCGTCGCTCTCTTTCGAGCTGCTGGCCCGCCGTCCGGACCTGCAGGCGCTGCGCGGCTACGTGACTGCCTCCCTGAGCCAGGTCGATGCGGCGAAAGCGGCCTTCTATCCCCATTTTGATATCAAAGCGTTCTGGGGCTATAACGCCCTGAGCGTCGGGGATCTGTTTAAGTCCTCTTTCCAGCAGATCAACCTGCTGCCCGGGCTGTATCTGCCGATCTTCGACGGCGGTCGTCTGAACGCCAACCTGCAGTCGGTGCGTACCGCCAGCAACATCCTGATCAAACAGTACAACCAGGCGGTGCTGGACGCAGTTCGCGATGTCGCCATCAGCTCCAGCCAGCTTAACGATCTGAACCAGCAGCGTGCGCTGCAGCAGCTAAAAGTCACCGCGGCGCAGACCACCACCGACAGCGCCCGCGCCCATTATCAGCGCGGCCTGCTCAGCCGCTACGCCGCCGAAGAGGCCCGGCGGGCGGTTCTCGCCCAGCAGCTGTTGCTGCTGGACATTGAAGCCCAGCGGCTGAGCACCGACATTACCCTGATCAAAGCCCTGGGCGGCGGCTACCGCGGCCAGTAA
- the mdtO gene encoding multidrug efflux transporter permease subunit MdtO: MFPFADFLRQELRDAPGRASYTLRLTLSCAVLITLFMTLQIPFLAVALIVVFYVSQPNVLMIKLVSVVFFVTVTVALGGVLLIIKWTYDYPLIRLAASVALFFCALYLMRVLGKLGLAFFVVALAVIYAQTFPSMTSQSEILVRLLLWLWVAINTAILVTLLVNACFQQAFPGNQFKARLAEMLQAVASRLAAPGAETPPTFGETAAQFNQLQSLFAQASRATPEIAAEPQAWRSRLAATLRCYQLAALLQADEADSDDRQQLSQAVLQLKNALSEGPFDGAIPPLALSGRGINRAVLQEMASLLQQLAQGEPVALPQGEVEKAPLLAPDAWRNPAYLHFALKTLLATLICYVFYTAADWQGLHTIMLSCVIVAQPGLGATMQKTWLRIGGALLATLLALLLIVFVQPWTDSLSGLLAMSLPVLALAAWIAAGSERIAYAGIQIGFTFALAFLSWFGPLTNLTELRDRVLGILLGVLVSSIVHLYLWPDSEAPQLKSRLAALYRRLADCLAAPKEAVPLAPLFVAFTDSEALLHRVRAEPLGTWAHPWPQAKDWPMRATLAQAEEIARLSEGYRLNAAPGDPTLARCAEQLRRYAERIEQEAAAPDGTLAADVSNPFGPALAAALATLPDWGPTEQQAKTS; this comes from the coding sequence ATGTTTCCTTTCGCCGATTTTTTACGCCAGGAACTGCGCGACGCGCCGGGACGCGCCAGCTACACGCTGCGCCTGACGCTGAGCTGTGCGGTGCTCATCACCCTGTTTATGACCCTGCAGATCCCCTTTCTGGCCGTTGCGCTGATCGTCGTGTTCTACGTTAGCCAGCCTAACGTGCTGATGATCAAGCTGGTCAGCGTGGTCTTTTTTGTCACCGTCACCGTGGCGCTCGGCGGCGTGTTGCTGATCATCAAGTGGACCTATGACTACCCGCTGATCCGCCTGGCCGCCTCGGTGGCGCTCTTTTTCTGCGCCCTCTATCTGATGCGGGTGCTGGGCAAGCTGGGGCTGGCTTTTTTCGTGGTGGCGCTGGCGGTGATTTACGCTCAGACCTTCCCGTCAATGACCAGTCAGAGCGAGATCCTGGTGCGGCTGCTGCTCTGGCTGTGGGTGGCGATTAACACCGCAATCCTGGTTACCCTGCTGGTCAACGCCTGTTTTCAGCAAGCTTTCCCCGGCAACCAGTTTAAGGCGCGTCTGGCGGAGATGCTGCAGGCAGTCGCCAGCCGGCTGGCAGCCCCGGGCGCGGAAACGCCGCCCACGTTCGGCGAGACCGCCGCACAGTTCAACCAGCTGCAGTCGCTGTTCGCCCAGGCTAGCCGGGCGACGCCGGAGATCGCCGCCGAACCGCAGGCCTGGCGCTCGCGGCTGGCCGCCACCCTGCGCTGCTATCAGCTGGCGGCCCTGCTGCAAGCGGACGAAGCGGATAGCGACGATCGCCAGCAGCTGTCGCAGGCGGTACTGCAGCTAAAGAACGCCCTTAGCGAGGGGCCGTTTGACGGCGCGATTCCTCCCCTGGCGCTCAGCGGTCGTGGCATTAATCGCGCGGTTCTGCAGGAGATGGCTTCCCTTCTGCAGCAGCTGGCGCAGGGTGAGCCCGTTGCCCTGCCGCAGGGGGAAGTGGAGAAGGCGCCTCTGCTGGCGCCGGACGCCTGGCGCAACCCGGCCTATCTCCATTTTGCGCTCAAGACCCTGCTGGCGACGCTAATCTGCTATGTCTTCTATACCGCTGCCGACTGGCAGGGACTGCACACCATTATGCTGAGCTGCGTCATCGTCGCCCAGCCGGGGCTGGGCGCCACGATGCAAAAGACATGGTTGCGCATCGGCGGGGCGCTGCTCGCCACCCTGCTGGCGCTGCTGTTAATTGTCTTTGTTCAGCCCTGGACCGATTCGCTGTCCGGCCTGCTGGCGATGTCCCTGCCGGTGCTGGCGCTGGCGGCCTGGATCGCCGCCGGCTCGGAGCGTATCGCCTACGCCGGGATCCAGATTGGCTTCACCTTTGCGCTGGCCTTCCTCAGCTGGTTTGGCCCGCTGACCAACCTCACCGAGCTGCGGGATCGGGTACTCGGCATTCTGCTCGGGGTGCTGGTCTCCTCCATCGTTCATCTCTATCTCTGGCCGGACAGCGAAGCGCCGCAGTTGAAATCCCGCCTTGCGGCACTTTATCGCCGACTGGCGGACTGCCTCGCCGCCCCGAAGGAGGCGGTTCCGCTGGCGCCCCTGTTTGTCGCCTTCACCGACAGCGAAGCGCTGCTCCATCGGGTTCGCGCTGAACCGCTGGGCACCTGGGCCCATCCCTGGCCACAGGCGAAAGACTGGCCGATGCGCGCCACCCTTGCTCAGGCCGAGGAGATCGCCCGCCTCAGCGAAGGCTACCGGCTCAACGCCGCGCCGGGAGACCCGACGCTGGCCCGCTGCGCCGAGCAGCTGCGGCGCTACGCCGAACGTATCGAACAGGAGGCGGCCGCACCTGACGGGACGCTGGCCGCCGATGTCAGTAACCCCTTTGGTCCGGCGCTGGCTGCCGCGCTGGCCACCCTGCCCGACTGGGGCCCGACTGAGCAACAGGCTAAAACGTCATGA
- the mdtN gene encoding multidrug transporter subunit MdtN codes for MTTSRTPLLRKKWPLLALVLAAILALILVIWQLQTSPETNDAYVYADTIDVVPEVSGRIVEMPIRDNQRVKKGDLLFRIDPRPYQAMLDDAKARLTTLDAQIMLTQRTIKAQEYNAQSVAAAVERARALVKQTTSTRTRLEPLVPQGFASQEDLDQARTAEKAARAELEATLLQARQASAAVTGVDAMVAQRAGILAQIALAELHLEFTEVRAPFNGVVVALKTTVGQYASALKPVFTLLDDDRWYVIANFRETDLNNVRPGVAARITVMTNHNRAFNGVVDSVGSGVLPEGGSVIEGLPLIQKSINWVHVSQRFPVKIAVSDPDPELFRMGASASAVLQP; via the coding sequence CTGTTACGCAAAAAGTGGCCCCTGCTGGCGCTGGTCCTTGCCGCTATCCTGGCGCTGATCCTGGTTATCTGGCAGTTGCAAACCTCGCCGGAGACCAATGACGCCTATGTCTATGCCGATACCATCGATGTGGTGCCCGAGGTTAGCGGACGCATCGTGGAGATGCCCATACGCGATAACCAGCGGGTGAAAAAAGGCGATCTGCTGTTCCGCATCGACCCCCGTCCCTATCAGGCGATGCTCGATGACGCGAAAGCGCGGCTGACGACCCTCGACGCGCAGATCATGCTGACCCAGCGCACCATCAAAGCGCAGGAGTATAACGCCCAGTCGGTGGCGGCCGCCGTCGAGCGCGCCAGAGCGCTGGTCAAGCAGACCACCTCCACGCGCACCCGCCTTGAGCCGCTGGTGCCGCAGGGGTTTGCCTCCCAGGAAGATCTCGATCAGGCACGCACCGCCGAGAAAGCGGCGCGTGCGGAGCTGGAGGCCACGCTGCTGCAGGCCAGACAGGCCTCGGCCGCCGTGACCGGCGTGGATGCCATGGTGGCGCAACGCGCCGGGATCCTGGCGCAAATCGCCCTCGCCGAACTGCATCTGGAATTTACCGAAGTGCGGGCGCCGTTCAACGGCGTAGTGGTGGCGCTGAAAACCACCGTCGGTCAGTACGCTTCAGCGCTGAAGCCGGTCTTCACCCTGCTGGATGACGATCGCTGGTATGTGATCGCGAACTTCCGCGAAACCGATCTGAACAACGTGCGCCCCGGCGTGGCGGCGCGGATCACCGTGATGACCAACCACAACCGCGCCTTTAACGGCGTGGTGGATTCGGTCGGCTCCGGCGTTCTTCCCGAAGGCGGGAGCGTCATTGAAGGGCTGCCGCTGATCCAGAAAAGCATTAACTGGGTTCACGTCTCGCAGCGCTTCCCGGTGAAAATCGCCGTCAGCGATCCCGATCCAGAGCTGTTCCGCATGGGCGCCTCGGCCAGCGCCGTGCTGCAGCCGTAG